From Lolium perenne isolate Kyuss_39 chromosome 5, Kyuss_2.0, whole genome shotgun sequence, a single genomic window includes:
- the LOC127298949 gene encoding thaumatin-like pathogenesis-related protein 1, translating into MATSTSALILLLAVSFAAGANATSFSITNQCPFTVWPAARPVGGGRQLNSGETWNLDIPAGTSTATIWGRTGCNFNGNSGRCATGDCNGALACALSGQPPLTLAEFTLGGEFDSYDISVIDGFNIGMGFSCSTGVALQCRDSRCPDAYQQPNDVKTKTCRGNRSFRIVFCP; encoded by the coding sequence atggCTACATCCACGTCGGCGCTCATCCTCCTGCTGGCTGTGTCATTCGCCGCCGGCGCCAACGCGACGTCCTTCAGCATCACCAACCAGTGCCCCTTCACCGTGTGGCCGGCGGCGAGGCCAGTGGGCGGTGGTAGGCAGCTGAACAGCGGCGAGACGTGGAACCTCGATATCCCCGCGGGCACCAGCACGGCCACGATCTGGGGCCGCACGGGTTGCAACTTCAACGGCAACTCCGGCCGCTGCGCAACCGGCGACTGTAACGGCGCGCTTGCGTGCGCCCTGTCTGGGCAGCCTCCGCTGACGCTGGCGGAGTTCACACTCGGCGGCGAGTTTGACTCCTATGATATCTCCGTCATAGACGGGTTCAACATCGGCATGGGCTTCTCTTGCAGTACCGGCGTCGCGCTGCAGTGCCGGGACTCTCGCTGCCCCGACGCGTACCAGCAGCCCAACGACGTCAAGACCAAAACCTGCAGGGGCAACAGGAGCTTCCGGATCGTCTTCTGCCCATGA